The following proteins are encoded in a genomic region of Candidatus Nitrospira nitrificans:
- a CDS encoding PIN domain-containing protein, with translation MGSFLPDTSVMVATVCTWHEHHERAITEMEHRLMERESLVIATPALVEAYAVLTRLPPPHRLSPQDAIALIETSFLTGGALAGLDNKAFRPLLREAADHNIAGGRTYDWVIAACAKAARVKTLLTFNARDFLSFHLDGIDIRIP, from the coding sequence ATGGGTAGCTTTCTCCCCGACACCAGCGTTATGGTCGCCACGGTGTGCACGTGGCATGAGCATCATGAGCGAGCCATTACGGAGATGGAGCACCGACTTATGGAGCGGGAATCCCTGGTCATCGCCACGCCCGCCTTGGTCGAAGCTTACGCCGTACTCACCAGACTCCCGCCGCCTCATCGATTGTCGCCGCAGGACGCGATCGCTCTCATCGAGACCAGCTTTCTCACAGGAGGAGCGCTCGCAGGCTTGGACAACAAAGCCTTTCGTCCGCTGCTCAGAGAGGCAGCCGACCACAACATAGCAGGTGGTCGAACCTATGATTGGGTGATCGCAGCTTGCGCTAAGGCCGCGCGCGTCAAAACCTTACTTACTTTCAATGCGCGGGACTTTCTGAGCTTTCATCTGGACGGCATCGACATTCGCATCCCTTAA
- a CDS encoding helix-turn-helix domain-containing protein: protein MESVGEFFRQVRETKGLTVDEVASKTRIRTDFVKALEDGNFAKLPDQVFAKGFVRSYARSLGLDEEDAIHRFIQSAGSFYEKQDERERLKVRQIEEDRKRQSNRKAVTIAISIAVLTLIFLLSREQSSVFRRGAAEQGPTTKRTTQTAKEMPAPTTREPEHTAEVLKPIETPSGTVKTTTEAPPRQESVTPAGVAVRSEAETVSTASPGSDGPLAGIALNATESVGDGQLALDLEATELSWVVVQIDNGSPQESLLRPGEKAHWKGQDQFILTLGNAGGVKAELNGKPQKPFGPSGKVARDIVLKR, encoded by the coding sequence ATGGAGTCGGTCGGCGAATTTTTCAGGCAAGTCCGGGAGACGAAAGGGTTGACGGTTGATGAGGTGGCCTCAAAAACCCGCATTCGCACGGATTTCGTCAAGGCGCTCGAGGACGGGAATTTCGCCAAGTTGCCCGACCAAGTCTTTGCCAAGGGGTTTGTCCGTTCCTACGCCCGATCGCTGGGCTTGGATGAGGAAGATGCGATTCACCGGTTTATTCAATCTGCCGGCTCGTTTTACGAGAAACAGGACGAACGTGAACGGCTCAAGGTGCGACAGATTGAAGAAGACCGGAAACGCCAGTCCAATCGGAAAGCGGTGACGATTGCCATCAGTATCGCCGTCCTGACGCTGATCTTTCTCCTCAGCAGAGAACAATCGTCGGTCTTTCGACGTGGGGCTGCCGAGCAAGGTCCGACGACGAAACGCACGACTCAAACGGCAAAAGAGATGCCGGCCCCAACAACCCGTGAGCCCGAACATACTGCCGAGGTGCTGAAACCGATCGAGACGCCTTCCGGAACGGTGAAGACCACGACCGAAGCCCCGCCGAGACAGGAATCTGTCACACCCGCCGGCGTAGCCGTGAGATCAGAGGCGGAAACGGTTTCGACGGCTTCTCCCGGCAGCGACGGCCCGTTAGCTGGCATTGCGCTGAACGCCACGGAGAGTGTTGGGGATGGCCAGCTGGCATTGGATTTGGAAGCGACAGAGTTGAGCTGGGTCGTGGTACAGATTGATAACGGAAGTCCTCAGGAATCGTTGCTACGGCCTGGTGAAAAAGCCCACTGGAAGGGACAGGACCAATTCATCTTGACCCTTGGGAACGCCGGTGGAGTCAAGGCCGAATTAAACGGCAAACCTCAAAAGCCCTTCGGTCCGAGCGGCAAAGTCGCCCGCGACATCGTGTTGAAGCGGTAG
- a CDS encoding AbrB/MazE/SpoVT family DNA-binding domain-containing protein, producing MKTTIDTAGRLVIPKELRQEAGLQPGTELEIRWRQGLIEIEPTPLSVKLKKRGRFLVAMPNQPIEQLPKETVERTRRQLTRDRATSS from the coding sequence ATGAAAACAACCATCGATACTGCTGGGCGTTTGGTGATCCCTAAGGAATTGCGGCAAGAAGCAGGACTTCAGCCGGGCACCGAGCTGGAAATCCGTTGGCGACAGGGACTGATTGAAATCGAGCCGACGCCGCTTTCCGTTAAACTGAAGAAACGTGGCCGGTTCCTTGTCGCGATGCCGAATCAGCCGATCGAGCAACTCCCGAAGGAGACCGTCGAGCGGACACGTCGGCAACTCACCCGCGACAGAGCAACCTCCTCCTAA
- a CDS encoding caspase family protein, translating into MITIGHAVISTKRLHHTRHVRLVTGAGIACLLLLAACVKPLELPPLGDPLPASAKLDIAPSIKDLTIRYSDSCGQLQEIPLGDRLQEAVREGIRRTFTTTVDDGTDDTTTPDYSIHVDLVDSSFDLNKEALYDRAPANIQVNAIARISDRKGTLLRQADIKIARQERLRLEQLSKNCNYLIDPFIRDTVIDFATRVSLNARQAAGGQEPAALIEPSQAPIENLRAPSASISPNLQFKATLLDENSNLIFEGGEHIRVRVDIVNTGTSLIDQASASLSGTPTIIERFPASTLKIPPLQPGQTKSLEFIATLPTTKQAHQALIQVTVAESGGAAAPPQSLSLTIQPAGTNQDDVNQIPALAPGFHRPQTYLVSIGVGAYRDPKLTPRRYAAMDAETVAAYFQSLGGVPLPNIRLLHDQKTLRADLHETLFGWLPTHAAKDAIVIVYFSGQALVTPTGDVLLALYDGSAADSARLYPLNDLESAFARLKAKQVLFLFDGRVSRLRGETKGKTAAPRWELAGSNTVGLIGGEDLTKGLEDDQHRHSLFTYYLLKGLRGEADTNRNGTVTFGELAGYVRQKVAWAAKSRFNQEQRPLLLPPLTPDDPAASLILTALPSLSSSERP; encoded by the coding sequence ATGATCACCATAGGCCATGCGGTGATTTCAACAAAACGACTCCATCATACCAGGCATGTCAGGCTTGTCACGGGGGCGGGGATCGCCTGCCTGTTGCTCCTCGCCGCTTGTGTCAAACCTCTGGAATTGCCTCCACTGGGGGACCCGTTGCCCGCCAGCGCCAAGCTGGACATTGCCCCATCGATCAAAGACTTGACGATTCGTTATAGCGATTCCTGCGGACAGCTTCAGGAAATTCCGCTGGGCGATCGACTCCAGGAGGCCGTCCGGGAGGGCATTCGGCGAACGTTCACTACGACGGTAGACGACGGCACCGACGACACCACCACACCAGACTATAGCATCCATGTTGATCTCGTCGATTCATCGTTCGACCTCAACAAGGAGGCCCTGTACGACCGAGCCCCGGCGAACATACAAGTCAATGCCATTGCCCGCATCTCTGATCGAAAAGGGACGTTGCTCCGTCAAGCGGACATCAAAATCGCCCGTCAGGAACGGTTGCGGCTTGAACAGCTCTCCAAAAACTGCAACTATCTGATCGACCCCTTCATCCGCGACACCGTTATCGATTTTGCCACGCGCGTCTCGCTGAATGCCAGACAAGCGGCCGGTGGCCAGGAACCCGCTGCTTTGATAGAGCCGAGCCAGGCCCCGATAGAAAACTTGAGAGCGCCTTCGGCTTCCATCTCGCCGAATCTTCAATTCAAGGCAACGCTCCTCGACGAAAACAGCAACCTGATCTTTGAAGGGGGCGAGCATATCCGCGTACGCGTGGATATCGTCAACACTGGGACAAGCCTGATCGACCAGGCATCGGCCTCGCTCTCCGGCACGCCGACCATCATTGAACGGTTTCCCGCTTCAACCTTGAAGATTCCACCTCTGCAACCCGGTCAAACGAAATCCCTGGAGTTCATCGCCACCCTGCCCACGACCAAGCAGGCCCATCAGGCCCTGATCCAGGTCACGGTCGCTGAATCGGGAGGAGCCGCGGCGCCGCCCCAATCCCTTTCCTTGACCATTCAACCGGCCGGTACCAACCAGGACGATGTGAACCAAATTCCCGCCCTAGCGCCTGGTTTCCACCGGCCTCAAACCTACCTCGTCTCGATCGGGGTCGGAGCCTATCGCGATCCAAAACTCACGCCACGCCGTTACGCCGCGATGGATGCGGAGACCGTCGCCGCCTATTTTCAATCGCTCGGCGGTGTGCCCTTGCCCAATATCCGGCTGTTGCACGACCAGAAGACTCTCCGCGCCGATCTCCATGAAACATTGTTCGGCTGGCTGCCGACGCACGCGGCCAAGGATGCAATCGTAATTGTCTATTTCTCGGGACAAGCACTGGTGACGCCGACCGGCGACGTCTTGCTCGCTCTTTATGATGGCAGTGCGGCGGACTCGGCCCGCCTCTACCCGCTCAATGATCTGGAATCCGCCTTCGCCAGGCTCAAAGCCAAACAGGTCCTCTTTCTCTTCGACGGCAGGGTGTCCAGACTACGCGGCGAGACTAAAGGGAAGACCGCGGCACCCCGCTGGGAACTCGCCGGAAGCAATACGGTCGGACTGATCGGAGGCGAAGACTTGACGAAGGGACTGGAAGACGACCAGCATCGCCACAGTCTCTTCACCTACTACCTCTTAAAAGGACTCCGAGGAGAGGCCGATACCAACCGCAACGGAACCGTCACATTCGGAGAACTCGCCGGCTACGTGCGCCAAAAAGTCGCCTGGGCGGCGAAATCCCGGTTCAATCAGGAGCAACGGCCCTTGCTGCTTCCCCCGCTCACACCGGACGACCCAGCCGCCTCACTGATCCTGACTGCCCTGCCTTCGCTTAGCTCTTCTGAACGGCCGTAA
- a CDS encoding c-type cytochrome, whose product MGYLSKCLGFAAAVMVLSVSVVGAEEKEPLKPRVPPDQMADAKAMKNPVASSPESLAKGKAIYEGKGTCFNCHGKLGDGQGEAGKILNPSPRDFTNCKFHKKRKDGELFWVIKNGSPGTGMVSLIPAAITEEEAWAVINYERSFCKGE is encoded by the coding sequence ATGGGGTATCTGTCCAAGTGTTTAGGTTTCGCTGCAGCAGTGATGGTGCTCTCGGTCTCAGTCGTGGGGGCTGAAGAAAAAGAGCCGTTGAAGCCTCGCGTTCCGCCGGATCAGATGGCGGATGCGAAAGCCATGAAAAATCCTGTCGCGTCTTCTCCGGAGAGTCTTGCCAAAGGCAAGGCGATTTACGAGGGGAAGGGCACGTGCTTCAATTGTCATGGTAAGCTCGGGGATGGTCAGGGTGAAGCCGGGAAAATCCTGAATCCAAGCCCGCGGGATTTCACCAACTGCAAGTTTCACAAGAAGCGGAAAGACGGCGAACTCTTCTGGGTCATTAAGAACGGCAGCCCCGGAACGGGGATGGTGTCCTTGATCCCTGCCGCGATCACGGAAGAAGAAGCCTGGGCGGTCATCAACTATGAGCGGAGTTTCTGCAAGGGCGAGTAG
- a CDS encoding tetratricopeptide repeat protein — protein MTGCDRSFGRWRAYPPLICVGLLSVLGGCATDKDLVQKSQGHYQEGVASLPGDRQKAFVSFQKAVQLDPANKEARYALGHVYALQGKLSHAEEQFRAAIKTDETYSEAHTYLGQVLANQDRWEEAIQSYRLALANPLYPTPDLARFHLGRALAHQGDLQGSMEALEDAVSASPPSVPPAMTHLELGRVYYKMGYTARARDILKKVATLDKGGGESAAAAADLLTRVK, from the coding sequence ATGACCGGATGCGATCGGTCCTTTGGTCGGTGGCGAGCCTATCCCCCGCTGATCTGTGTCGGACTCCTGAGTGTATTGGGAGGGTGTGCGACCGACAAAGACCTGGTGCAAAAATCGCAAGGGCATTATCAAGAGGGTGTCGCCAGCCTTCCGGGAGATCGTCAAAAGGCCTTCGTCTCGTTCCAGAAGGCCGTGCAGTTGGATCCGGCCAATAAAGAGGCACGGTACGCTCTGGGACACGTGTATGCGCTGCAAGGCAAATTATCCCACGCGGAAGAGCAATTTCGCGCGGCGATTAAAACCGATGAAACCTACTCCGAAGCGCATACGTATCTGGGACAAGTTTTGGCCAATCAGGATCGGTGGGAGGAGGCGATTCAATCCTACCGGCTGGCCCTGGCGAATCCTCTTTATCCGACACCCGACCTCGCTCGGTTCCATCTCGGCCGTGCGCTCGCACACCAGGGCGATCTTCAGGGCTCGATGGAGGCGTTGGAAGACGCCGTGTCCGCGAGTCCTCCCAGTGTTCCACCCGCAATGACTCATCTTGAGCTCGGTCGGGTGTACTATAAAATGGGCTATACGGCCAGAGCCCGTGATATTCTGAAAAAAGTGGCCACCTTGGATAAGGGTGGTGGAGAGTCGGCGGCGGCTGCAGCGGACCTCTTGACGCGAGTGAAGTAG